In one window of Methanoculleus chikugoensis DNA:
- a CDS encoding DNA-3-methyladenine glycosylase: MILPPSFYERDTVAVAKDLLGCLLVHRNETATMGWIVEVEAYLRDDPAAHSYRGETPRNRAMFGPAGHAYVYRIYGLHTCVNVVTGPEGTGEAVLVRALEPAGGIEFMQARRGTDDPLALASGPGKLTQALGITMDLDGTSLSGGPLQIWSPESLSDRRPEGADGEIVQTTRIGITKAADLPLRFYRNGSRYISRQ, translated from the coding sequence ATGATCCTTCCACCTTCATTCTACGAACGCGATACCGTGGCCGTCGCAAAAGACCTGCTGGGGTGCCTGCTTGTGCACCGGAACGAGACAGCGACGATGGGATGGATCGTCGAGGTCGAGGCATATCTCCGGGACGATCCGGCGGCCCACTCGTACCGTGGAGAGACGCCACGGAACCGGGCGATGTTCGGGCCAGCGGGCCACGCCTACGTCTACCGGATCTACGGCCTGCATACCTGCGTCAACGTCGTGACCGGCCCTGAGGGGACGGGGGAGGCGGTCCTCGTCCGGGCGCTCGAGCCGGCCGGCGGGATCGAGTTCATGCAGGCGCGGCGGGGAACGGACGATCCGCTCGCGCTCGCGAGCGGACCGGGCAAACTGACGCAGGCGCTCGGGATCACAATGGATCTCGACGGAACCTCCCTCTCCGGGGGTCCCCTGCAGATCTGGTCGCCCGAGAGCCTCTCCGACCGCCGGCCGGAGGGAGCGGACGGGGAGATCGTGCAGACGACCCGGATCGGGATCACGAAGGCGGCGGACCTCCCCCTCCGGTTCTACCGCAACGGGAGCCGTTACATATCGCGGCAGTGA
- a CDS encoding cupin domain-containing protein produces MEVLDMKKGFAIDIETETVKNTEFRRVLYTSNFSQLVLMCLKPGEEIGEEVHDDVDQFFRFEEGEGKVVIDNTEYKVKDGSAVVVPNSAKHNVINTSKTADLKLYTIYSPPEHRDKVVHKTRKEAMADDEHFDGKTTE; encoded by the coding sequence ATGGAGGTTCTGGATATGAAGAAAGGATTTGCAATCGATATCGAGACTGAAACCGTAAAGAACACCGAATTCCGCAGGGTTCTCTATACGAGCAACTTCAGCCAGCTCGTGCTGATGTGCCTGAAGCCCGGCGAGGAGATCGGCGAGGAGGTTCACGACGACGTCGACCAGTTCTTCCGGTTCGAAGAAGGGGAGGGGAAGGTCGTCATCGACAACACCGAGTACAAGGTGAAGGACGGCAGCGCCGTGGTCGTGCCGAACAGCGCAAAGCACAACGTGATCAACACCTCAAAGACCGCCGACCTCAAACTCTACACGATCTACTCCCCGCCGGAGCACCGGGACAAGGTCGTGCACAAGACCCGCAAAGAGGCCATGGCGGACGACGAGCACTTCGACGGGAAGACGACCGAGTGA
- a CDS encoding AI-2E family transporter, giving the protein MTALVFLIIGIEAIGYIVTIIAVSVILAMIVYPPTKALRSRGLPEVVAVGVVTVVAGFAVLLICYLVFFSFETLIADLPLYQRELTVRLSEILTLLDRYGIETGSLSPSSVNLQGFVGFLSSSAISIADLLLYLFFIAVTTIFMLFEAPRMPERVRKVMKNDEAVESFSRMSRFLVNFVIVRTEVNLIHGFLFGTFLWVMGVHAAVLWGVLTFLLSYIPYIGLVIAALPAIFFAWLQFGIGGAIAVIVVVAILNALVENPIFAHFASRRFEIPALVVVLSVIFWGWALGVAGMIFAVPLTLIVLMVAQSSEDWAWVNTILGVDHLFTGEPALPAETRETDVPPAR; this is encoded by the coding sequence TTGACGGCATTGGTGTTCCTTATCATCGGGATAGAGGCGATCGGATACATCGTCACCATCATCGCCGTATCGGTGATCCTCGCCATGATCGTGTACCCCCCAACGAAAGCTCTTCGATCGAGGGGACTACCTGAGGTCGTCGCCGTCGGCGTGGTCACCGTCGTCGCCGGCTTTGCCGTCCTGCTGATCTGCTATCTCGTCTTCTTCTCGTTCGAGACGTTGATCGCAGATCTCCCCCTCTACCAGCGGGAGTTGACCGTCAGGCTATCGGAGATCCTTACTCTTCTGGATAGATACGGAATTGAAACGGGTTCGCTCTCACCGTCTTCGGTAAACCTGCAGGGATTCGTGGGATTTCTCTCCTCATCGGCTATCAGTATCGCGGATCTCCTGCTCTACCTCTTCTTCATAGCGGTGACGACGATCTTTATGCTCTTTGAGGCGCCGCGGATGCCCGAACGGGTGAGGAAGGTGATGAAGAACGACGAGGCCGTCGAGTCGTTCTCCCGCATGAGCAGGTTCCTGGTCAACTTCGTCATCGTCAGGACCGAGGTAAACCTCATTCACGGCTTCCTCTTCGGCACGTTCCTCTGGGTCATGGGGGTGCACGCGGCCGTCCTCTGGGGGGTGCTGACGTTTCTGCTCTCGTACATTCCCTACATCGGGCTGGTCATCGCGGCACTCCCGGCGATCTTCTTTGCCTGGCTGCAGTTCGGGATAGGGGGCGCGATCGCGGTGATCGTGGTCGTCGCGATCCTGAACGCGCTCGTGGAGAACCCGATCTTCGCGCACTTCGCATCGAGGCGCTTCGAGATCCCCGCCCTCGTGGTCGTCCTCTCGGTCATCTTCTGGGGATGGGCGCTCGGTGTTGCCGGGATGATCTTCGCCGTCCCGCTCACCCTCATCGTCCTTATGGTCGCTCAATCGAGCGAGGACTGGGCCTGGGTGAACACGATCCTCGGTGTCGACCACCTCTTTACGGGAGAGCCGGCTCTTCCGGCGGAGACGCGGGAAACCGACGTGCCACCGGCGAGGTAA
- a CDS encoding potassium/proton antiporter, whose protein sequence is MVVTLELVFIGIAVLFLISIVANKFSERLGVPALLIFLVVGMLAGSEGPGGIPFDDPTIAQLIGIIALAYILFSGGLDTRWEEIQPVLWPGIALSTIGVVLTAVLLGAFAVLVLGFSPLTGLLLGAVVSSTDAAAVFSILRTARARLKGNLRPFLEFESGSNDPMAVLLTTGIIGLILTPGSSIFDLVPTFAQQMAVGGLMGYGLGRFTVWFINRIKLETEGLYPVLTLAMVLLVYGLTATVGGNGFIAVYLAGLIIGNSVVVHKKSLIRFYDGIAWLMQIVMFLALGLLVFPSQLASAFVPGLLAALFLILIARPVAVLLTLLPWKMPMNEKALVSWVGLRGAVPIILATYPLVAGVPDADVIFNVVFFIVIFSALVHGTSIPSVARWLGLAAPLEETGKLSREFDVDPDTPSELLELVIPPDASAVGKQVVDLGLPKGTLIILMQKGDERFVPVGSTVIGAKDTLLLLTTDEMTDAVRTRLLCRDEPENPPGSDALGGGA, encoded by the coding sequence ATGGTCGTCACCCTCGAACTCGTATTTATCGGTATAGCGGTGCTTTTTCTGATAAGCATCGTTGCAAATAAGTTCTCGGAGAGACTCGGCGTTCCTGCTCTCCTCATCTTCCTCGTCGTCGGGATGCTGGCGGGCTCGGAGGGGCCGGGCGGCATCCCGTTTGACGACCCGACGATTGCGCAGCTCATCGGGATTATAGCACTTGCATATATCCTCTTCTCAGGCGGTCTCGACACCCGGTGGGAAGAGATCCAGCCTGTGCTCTGGCCGGGGATCGCCCTCTCGACGATCGGCGTTGTCCTGACCGCAGTCCTGCTCGGCGCATTCGCCGTCCTGGTCCTTGGTTTCTCTCCGCTCACGGGCCTTCTCCTCGGTGCGGTCGTCTCGTCCACCGATGCAGCAGCGGTCTTCTCGATCCTGCGAACGGCACGGGCCCGCCTGAAGGGAAACCTGCGGCCGTTCCTCGAGTTTGAGTCGGGGAGCAACGATCCCATGGCGGTCCTGCTCACCACCGGCATCATCGGCCTGATCCTTACCCCGGGTTCGTCGATCTTCGATCTCGTCCCGACGTTCGCGCAGCAGATGGCGGTCGGCGGCCTCATGGGTTACGGGCTCGGCAGGTTCACGGTCTGGTTCATCAACCGTATCAAACTGGAGACCGAGGGGTTGTACCCGGTGCTCACCCTCGCGATGGTGCTGCTGGTCTACGGGCTGACTGCCACCGTCGGCGGAAACGGGTTCATCGCGGTCTACCTCGCCGGTCTTATCATTGGTAACAGTGTCGTCGTTCACAAAAAGAGCCTGATCCGGTTCTATGACGGGATCGCGTGGTTGATGCAGATCGTGATGTTCCTTGCGCTCGGGCTCCTCGTCTTCCCCTCGCAGCTTGCATCGGCGTTCGTCCCCGGACTTCTCGCCGCTCTCTTCCTGATCCTGATTGCACGGCCGGTCGCCGTCCTGCTCACGCTGCTCCCCTGGAAGATGCCGATGAACGAGAAGGCCCTGGTGTCGTGGGTGGGGCTCCGGGGCGCTGTCCCGATCATCCTCGCGACCTATCCCCTCGTCGCAGGGGTGCCGGACGCAGACGTTATCTTTAATGTCGTCTTCTTCATCGTCATCTTCTCGGCGCTCGTGCACGGGACTTCGATCCCCTCCGTCGCCCGGTGGCTCGGTCTCGCCGCCCCGCTCGAGGAGACGGGCAAACTCTCCCGTGAGTTCGACGTGGACCCCGATACCCCGAGCGAGCTGCTCGAACTGGTCATCCCCCCCGACGCTTCGGCGGTGGGCAAGCAGGTCGTCGACCTCGGGTTGCCGAAGGGCACACTCATCATCCTGATGCAGAAGGGGGACGAACGCTTTGTCCCGGTCGGCAGCACGGTCATCGGGGCCAAAGATACACTCCTCCTCCTGACGACGGACGAGATGACGGACGCCGTCCGCACCAGGCTTCTCTGCAGAGATGAACCGGAGAACCCCCCGGGCTCCGATGCACTGGGTGGGGGAGCGTAA
- a CDS encoding PKD domain-containing protein, protein MAVISIVVVATAAPQSGTFTSGEPGMPGITRALEVYPNNLSHADISGNRIVYSDYRDGNWDIFLFNHTSGREYRLTNDSYDQMNPTISCDLVAWYDNSTGAWDLVLLKLHGDGAAYPVCTRPDQGRPGCPAGVVCFPATTTTTTPTPGPGPGNCSCTANFTWSPESPAVNATVNFTGKATVDGDCGIDAWAWSFGDGATGSGQDVTHNYSSEGTYTVRLNVTLDDGTVCKASGNVTVTPPPSENCSCTADFTWSPENPVANETVDFTDRTSVAGDCAIQAWAWDFGDGATGEGGTASHTYATAGTYTVRLNVTLDDGTACNTSSDITVSPPPEENCSCTASIAKDRDQIEPEQPVAFTGSAAVDGDCSVTGWAWDFGDGATGEGETASHAYAAAGTYTVTLVATLDDGNTCRATTDVTVTAPPEPCSCSASITTSGNSFHGEADIQSDCSVTSWSWDFGDGATGSGQDVTHDYTAEGTYTVTLTVTLDDGNTCQATTQAFVVF, encoded by the coding sequence GTGGCGGTCATCTCGATTGTCGTGGTCGCCACCGCAGCTCCTCAGTCCGGCACCTTCACGAGCGGCGAACCGGGCATGCCCGGTATCACCAGAGCGCTTGAAGTTTACCCGAATAACCTCTCACATGCGGATATATCCGGCAATCGGATCGTCTATAGCGACTATAGAGACGGAAACTGGGACATCTTCCTCTTCAACCACACTTCGGGCAGGGAGTACCGGCTCACGAACGACTCCTACGACCAGATGAACCCCACGATCTCCTGCGACCTCGTCGCCTGGTATGACAACTCGACCGGGGCGTGGGATCTCGTTCTCCTCAAACTCCACGGTGACGGTGCAGCCTACCCGGTCTGCACGCGCCCCGACCAGGGGCGGCCGGGCTGCCCTGCGGGAGTGGTCTGTTTCCCGGCCACCACGACGACCACCACGCCGACACCCGGACCCGGGCCCGGCAACTGCTCCTGCACGGCGAACTTCACCTGGAGCCCCGAGAGTCCTGCCGTCAACGCCACGGTTAACTTCACCGGGAAGGCCACGGTCGACGGCGACTGCGGGATCGATGCGTGGGCCTGGAGTTTCGGCGACGGTGCAACCGGCAGCGGCCAGGACGTCACCCACAACTACTCGTCTGAAGGCACCTACACGGTCAGGCTGAACGTGACTCTCGATGACGGCACGGTGTGCAAGGCATCCGGGAACGTCACGGTTACACCGCCTCCCTCGGAGAACTGCTCCTGCACGGCGGACTTCACCTGGAGCCCGGAGAACCCTGTCGCCAACGAGACGGTCGACTTCACCGACCGGACATCGGTTGCCGGGGACTGCGCCATCCAGGCATGGGCGTGGGACTTCGGCGACGGGGCGACCGGTGAAGGCGGAACCGCGAGCCACACCTACGCCACGGCAGGAACCTACACAGTCAGGCTGAACGTGACCCTCGACGATGGCACGGCGTGCAACACCTCGAGTGACATCACCGTCTCGCCGCCGCCGGAGGAGAACTGCTCCTGCACGGCAAGCATCGCGAAAGACCGCGACCAGATCGAACCGGAGCAGCCGGTTGCCTTTACGGGTTCGGCTGCGGTCGACGGGGACTGTTCGGTGACCGGCTGGGCGTGGGACTTCGGCGACGGAGCGACCGGTGAAGGCGAGACCGCGAGCCACGCCTACGCCGCGGCGGGAACCTACACGGTTACGCTGGTCGCAACCCTCGACGACGGCAACACCTGCCGGGCAACGACGGACGTGACGGTGACCGCTCCGCCGGAGCCCTGCTCCTGCTCGGCAAGCATCACGACAAGCGGGAACTCGTTCCACGGCGAGGCTGATATCCAGAGCGACTGCTCCGTGACCTCCTGGTCATGGGACTTCGGTGACGGAGCGACCGGCAGCGGCCAGGACGTCACCCACGACTACACGGCGGAAGGGACCTATACGGTCACGCTGACCGTGACGCTCGATGACGGGAACACCTGCCAGGCGACAACTCAGGCCTTCGTAGTCTTCTGA